One Osmerus mordax isolate fOsmMor3 chromosome 16, fOsmMor3.pri, whole genome shotgun sequence genomic window carries:
- the apol1 gene encoding apolipoprotein L1 isoform X2, protein MERKSLYNSLDLECDGAVKEKGGMFSSVFKRSSKSTELSSTSLQDNSSVHSNDSLSNNNKEKGGMLKGLFKKTSEPSRDETYTQPTLTVEGDEMSVDSDLAASSDSLSGNNTNEKRGVFGGMFKKSPKPLGRRFHSQDDMDSLPAQGDVLGSSDSLTENTSKGGVMPKIRWNPFSSSPNDQENNPLTSEKQSRTKQDYLSVQNDLSASSVSLSETTSKDELPVGSDLSPSSGSLSEMTSKGGVMGKIFRNPFSSTTRDEDRAALTTDSSQRPTSTEKLSKTKQESDSDSDAEEKMDDCEQQSSSKQNKLVGAMTKLNLFRSAAPKQDNETRTDSEEPPASSEKPSSHKQNVVVGAMSKLNPFRSAPKKDAEVAELPRHHDKQLEGKEKNTKTVESRNLIQQGQKERSTEPEIPPRPTEELKGTATRDKLRRREAEDSQASRNMIPRERAGMMTESPEVPPRPTEEELNRSVKGGWQKHKKANQDQSDDEVLKEGQSVSTREQNEEEKDREEEEVNPSESKKVKQKKPKRHNPFMPRGAAKAKTMQKNTGGQQGATGSNTAENVDGTKSLFDKLEEFRVDRNENESDQDVENLMEWWNTVEQWEDMAQEEDLTEKEEAKAFALTAEKVQKGIRVFNKLFSERAESLWQHVIDLNSIADGLDVFNKKTKIAQITGGSTSAIGGVATIAGLALAPFTMGTSLIVTAVGLGVATAGGLTSAGAGISNQVNNSLDRKKVEHIVGDYQEKMADINKCMKFIKQGIENLRKFDVLKIKNHGYNRDFPGLNNIYEDGAMAGKAILINANEIMRVVQIANVAGSTAARAVQIASMATGVLTGLFVGMDIYFVAKDSKELKKGAKSEFAAKIREVALQLHEGLVELNGIRDELQSANTPDNDKEGADSLATEKAKTFDYSDDNDDELCKKKNEMADEGNPSYNSKT, encoded by the exons ATG GAGCGGAAGTCGCTTTATAATAGTTTGGATTTGGAGTGTGATGGAGCTGTCAAG GAAAAGGGAGGAATGTTCAGCAGTGTGTTTAAAAGATCCTCAAAATCTACAGAACTCTCATCAACATCTCTTCAG GATAACTCATCAGTTCACAGCAATGACAGTCTGTCTAACAACAACAAA GAGAAAGGAGGCATGCTTAAAGGGCTATTTAAGAAGACTTCAGAGCCATCTCGAGATGAGACATATACTCAG CCAACACTTACAGTGGAGGGTGATGAAATGTCAGTAGACAGTGATCTCGCAGCCAGCAGTGACAGTCTTTCTGGAAACAACACAAAT GAGAAGCGAGGGGTGTTCGGTGGAATGTTTAAAAAGTCCCCTAAGCCTTTGGGTAGAAGATTTCACTCACAA GACGATATGGACAGCCTGCCTGCTCAAGGCGACGTCTTAGGCAGCAGTGACAGTCTCACAGAGAACACCTCAAAA GGTGGAGTTATGCCCAAAATCCGTTGGAATCCTTTCAGCTCATCACCCAAC GACCAGGAGAACAATCCACTGACCAGCGAAAAGCAATCAAGGACTAAACAG GATTACTTGTCTGTACAAAATGATCTCTCAGCCAGCAGTGTCAGTCTTTCCGAAACTACCTCAAAG gatgAATTGCCAGTAGGCAGTGATCTCTCTCCCAGCAGTGGCAGTCTCTCAGAGATGACCTCTAAG GGTGGAGTGATGGGGAAGATTTTTCGGAATCCGTTCAGTTCTACCACTCGG GATGAGGACAGAGCTGCTCTCACAACTGACTCCAGTCAGAGGCCCACTTCTACCGAGAAGCTTTCTAAAACCAAGCAG GAGAGTGACTCAGACTCCGATGCTGAAGAGAAGATGGATGACTGTGAACAACAGTCAAGTTCtaaacag AACAAGCTGGTTGGAGCCATGACAAAGCTGAATCTGTTTCGCTCTGCTGCTCCCAAA CAAGACAATGAAACTAGAACAGACAGTGAAGAACCACCTGCCAGCTCTGAGAAACCATCAAGCCATAAACAG AATGTTGTGGTTGGAGCCATGTCCAAACTGAATCCATTCCGCTCTGCGCCTAAA AAGGATGCTGAGGTAGCTGAGCTACCCAGACACCACGACAAGCagctggaggggaaggagaaaaaTACCAAAACG GTCGAAAGCAGAAATCTGATCCAGCAagggcagaaggagaggagcacAGAACCTGAGATTCCCCCCCGACCCACGGAGGAG CTGAAGGGTACTGCCACCCGGGACaaactgaggaggagagaggcagaggacagTCAG GCTAGCAGGAATATgatccccagagagagagcagggatgatGACTGAGAGTCCAGAAGTTCCTCCTAGACCCACTGAAGAG GAGCTTAACAGATCTGTAAAAGGTGGTTGGCAAAAGCATAAGAAGGCCAATCAG GACCAATCTGATGATGAAGTCCTTAAAGAGGGACAATCTGTTTCCACCAGAGAACagaatgaggaagagaaggatagagaagaagaggaggttaACCCGTCTGAGAGCAAAAAG GTGAAACAGAAAAAACCCAAGAGGCATAATCCATTCATGCCACGTGGCGCGGCTAAG GCTAAAACCATGCAGAAGAATACAGGGGGACAGCAGGGAGCAACAGGCAGCAACACTGCAGAG AATGTAGATGGCACGAAATCCTTATTTGACAAACTGGAGGAGTTCCGTGTAGACCGAAATGAAAATGAGTCAGATCAAGATGTGGAAAACCTTATGGAGTGGTGGAACACAGTGGAGC AATGGGAGGACATGGCTCAAGAAGAGGACTTGACTGAAAAAGAAGAGGCCAA GGCGTTTGCATTGACTGCAGAAAAGGTGCAGAAAGGCATCCGGGTCTTCAACAAGCTTTTCTCAGAGCGGGCTGAGAGCCTGTGGCAGCACGTCATTGACCTGAACAGCATCGCTGACGGCCTGGACGTCTTCAACAAGAAGACCAAGATCGCCCAGATCACTGGCGGCTCCACCAGCGCCATCGGGGGGGTGGCCACCATTGCAGGCCTCGCGCTGGCCCCTTTCACCATGGGAACCTCCTTGATTGTAACGGCTGTGGGTCTAGGTGTTGCTACGGCAGGTGGGCTCACCTCCGCCGGTGCCGGCATTTCCAACCAAGTCAACAACTCCTTGGACCGCAAGAAAGTGGAGCACATCGTAGGAGACTACCAGGAAAAGATGGCCGACATCAACAAGTGCATGAAGTTCATCAAGCAGGGGATTGAGAACTTGCGCAAGTTTGACGTGCTCAAGATTAAAAACCATGGATATAACCGAGACTTCCCGGGCCTCAACAACATCTATGAGGACGGGGCCATGGCAGGCAAGGCCATCCTCATCAATGCTAATGAGATTATGCGGGTGGTGCAGATTGCCAATGTGGCGGGTAGTACGGCAGCCAGAGCTGTCCAGATTGCCAGCATGGCCACAGGGGTGCTGACTGGTCTGTTTGTGGGCATGGACATCTATTTTGTGGCAAAGGACTCCAAAGAGCTGAAGAAGGGCGCCAAGTCTGAATTTGCAGCTAAGATCAGGGAGGTAGCTCTCCAGCTTCATGAAGGATTGGTGGAACTCAATGGCATTCGTGATGAGCTCCAGTCAGCCAACACGCCCGACAATGACAAAGAAGGTGCTGACTCACTTGCTACTGAGAAAGCTAAAACTTTTGACTACTCTGATGACAATGATGATGAGTTATgtaagaaaaaaaatgaaatggcCGATGAAGGCAATCCCTCATATAACAGCAAAACCTAA
- the apol1 gene encoding apolipoprotein L1 isoform X1: MERKSLYNSLDLECDGAVKEKGGMFSSVFKRSSKSTELSSTSLQDNSSVHSNDSLSNNNKEKGGMLKGLFKKTSEPSRDETYTQPTLTVEGDEMSVDSDLAASSDSLSGNNTNEKRGVFGGMFKKSPKPLGRRFHSQDDMDSLPAQGDVLGSSDSLTENTSKGGVMPKIRWNPFSSSPNDQENNPLTSEKQSRTKQDYLSVQNDLSASSVSLSETTSKDELPVGSDLSPSSGSLSEMTSKGGVMGKIFRNPFSSTTRDEDRAALTTDSSQRPTSTEKLSKTKQESDSDSDAEEKMDDCEQQSSSKQNKLVGAMTKLNLFRSAAPKQDNETRTDSEEPPASSEKPSSHKQNVVVGAMSKLNPFRSAPKKDAEVAELPRHHDKQLEGKEKNTKTVESRNLIQQGQKERSTEPEIPPRPTEEQLKGTATRDKLRRREAEDSQASRNMIPRERAGMMTESPEVPPRPTEEELNRSVKGGWQKHKKANQDQSDDEVLKEGQSVSTREQNEEEKDREEEEVNPSESKKVKQKKPKRHNPFMPRGAAKAKTMQKNTGGQQGATGSNTAENVDGTKSLFDKLEEFRVDRNENESDQDVENLMEWWNTVEQWEDMAQEEDLTEKEEAKAFALTAEKVQKGIRVFNKLFSERAESLWQHVIDLNSIADGLDVFNKKTKIAQITGGSTSAIGGVATIAGLALAPFTMGTSLIVTAVGLGVATAGGLTSAGAGISNQVNNSLDRKKVEHIVGDYQEKMADINKCMKFIKQGIENLRKFDVLKIKNHGYNRDFPGLNNIYEDGAMAGKAILINANEIMRVVQIANVAGSTAARAVQIASMATGVLTGLFVGMDIYFVAKDSKELKKGAKSEFAAKIREVALQLHEGLVELNGIRDELQSANTPDNDKEGADSLATEKAKTFDYSDDNDDELCKKKNEMADEGNPSYNSKT; this comes from the exons ATG GAGCGGAAGTCGCTTTATAATAGTTTGGATTTGGAGTGTGATGGAGCTGTCAAG GAAAAGGGAGGAATGTTCAGCAGTGTGTTTAAAAGATCCTCAAAATCTACAGAACTCTCATCAACATCTCTTCAG GATAACTCATCAGTTCACAGCAATGACAGTCTGTCTAACAACAACAAA GAGAAAGGAGGCATGCTTAAAGGGCTATTTAAGAAGACTTCAGAGCCATCTCGAGATGAGACATATACTCAG CCAACACTTACAGTGGAGGGTGATGAAATGTCAGTAGACAGTGATCTCGCAGCCAGCAGTGACAGTCTTTCTGGAAACAACACAAAT GAGAAGCGAGGGGTGTTCGGTGGAATGTTTAAAAAGTCCCCTAAGCCTTTGGGTAGAAGATTTCACTCACAA GACGATATGGACAGCCTGCCTGCTCAAGGCGACGTCTTAGGCAGCAGTGACAGTCTCACAGAGAACACCTCAAAA GGTGGAGTTATGCCCAAAATCCGTTGGAATCCTTTCAGCTCATCACCCAAC GACCAGGAGAACAATCCACTGACCAGCGAAAAGCAATCAAGGACTAAACAG GATTACTTGTCTGTACAAAATGATCTCTCAGCCAGCAGTGTCAGTCTTTCCGAAACTACCTCAAAG gatgAATTGCCAGTAGGCAGTGATCTCTCTCCCAGCAGTGGCAGTCTCTCAGAGATGACCTCTAAG GGTGGAGTGATGGGGAAGATTTTTCGGAATCCGTTCAGTTCTACCACTCGG GATGAGGACAGAGCTGCTCTCACAACTGACTCCAGTCAGAGGCCCACTTCTACCGAGAAGCTTTCTAAAACCAAGCAG GAGAGTGACTCAGACTCCGATGCTGAAGAGAAGATGGATGACTGTGAACAACAGTCAAGTTCtaaacag AACAAGCTGGTTGGAGCCATGACAAAGCTGAATCTGTTTCGCTCTGCTGCTCCCAAA CAAGACAATGAAACTAGAACAGACAGTGAAGAACCACCTGCCAGCTCTGAGAAACCATCAAGCCATAAACAG AATGTTGTGGTTGGAGCCATGTCCAAACTGAATCCATTCCGCTCTGCGCCTAAA AAGGATGCTGAGGTAGCTGAGCTACCCAGACACCACGACAAGCagctggaggggaaggagaaaaaTACCAAAACG GTCGAAAGCAGAAATCTGATCCAGCAagggcagaaggagaggagcacAGAACCTGAGATTCCCCCCCGACCCACGGAGGAG CAGCTGAAGGGTACTGCCACCCGGGACaaactgaggaggagagaggcagaggacagTCAG GCTAGCAGGAATATgatccccagagagagagcagggatgatGACTGAGAGTCCAGAAGTTCCTCCTAGACCCACTGAAGAG GAGCTTAACAGATCTGTAAAAGGTGGTTGGCAAAAGCATAAGAAGGCCAATCAG GACCAATCTGATGATGAAGTCCTTAAAGAGGGACAATCTGTTTCCACCAGAGAACagaatgaggaagagaaggatagagaagaagaggaggttaACCCGTCTGAGAGCAAAAAG GTGAAACAGAAAAAACCCAAGAGGCATAATCCATTCATGCCACGTGGCGCGGCTAAG GCTAAAACCATGCAGAAGAATACAGGGGGACAGCAGGGAGCAACAGGCAGCAACACTGCAGAG AATGTAGATGGCACGAAATCCTTATTTGACAAACTGGAGGAGTTCCGTGTAGACCGAAATGAAAATGAGTCAGATCAAGATGTGGAAAACCTTATGGAGTGGTGGAACACAGTGGAGC AATGGGAGGACATGGCTCAAGAAGAGGACTTGACTGAAAAAGAAGAGGCCAA GGCGTTTGCATTGACTGCAGAAAAGGTGCAGAAAGGCATCCGGGTCTTCAACAAGCTTTTCTCAGAGCGGGCTGAGAGCCTGTGGCAGCACGTCATTGACCTGAACAGCATCGCTGACGGCCTGGACGTCTTCAACAAGAAGACCAAGATCGCCCAGATCACTGGCGGCTCCACCAGCGCCATCGGGGGGGTGGCCACCATTGCAGGCCTCGCGCTGGCCCCTTTCACCATGGGAACCTCCTTGATTGTAACGGCTGTGGGTCTAGGTGTTGCTACGGCAGGTGGGCTCACCTCCGCCGGTGCCGGCATTTCCAACCAAGTCAACAACTCCTTGGACCGCAAGAAAGTGGAGCACATCGTAGGAGACTACCAGGAAAAGATGGCCGACATCAACAAGTGCATGAAGTTCATCAAGCAGGGGATTGAGAACTTGCGCAAGTTTGACGTGCTCAAGATTAAAAACCATGGATATAACCGAGACTTCCCGGGCCTCAACAACATCTATGAGGACGGGGCCATGGCAGGCAAGGCCATCCTCATCAATGCTAATGAGATTATGCGGGTGGTGCAGATTGCCAATGTGGCGGGTAGTACGGCAGCCAGAGCTGTCCAGATTGCCAGCATGGCCACAGGGGTGCTGACTGGTCTGTTTGTGGGCATGGACATCTATTTTGTGGCAAAGGACTCCAAAGAGCTGAAGAAGGGCGCCAAGTCTGAATTTGCAGCTAAGATCAGGGAGGTAGCTCTCCAGCTTCATGAAGGATTGGTGGAACTCAATGGCATTCGTGATGAGCTCCAGTCAGCCAACACGCCCGACAATGACAAAGAAGGTGCTGACTCACTTGCTACTGAGAAAGCTAAAACTTTTGACTACTCTGATGACAATGATGATGAGTTATgtaagaaaaaaaatgaaatggcCGATGAAGGCAATCCCTCATATAACAGCAAAACCTAA